In one Pseudomonas purpurea genomic region, the following are encoded:
- a CDS encoding Ig-like domain-containing protein, which translates to MTTDTKVLHAPVIDEPRAGATVENKVRFKGTGEAGATVQITTVDGNHLVLKTVVSADGSWAGTAPENLPTGLITVSALQTLHHASSPASRNRKFTVK; encoded by the coding sequence ATGACCACGGACACTAAAGTACTGCATGCACCGGTTATTGATGAACCGCGAGCGGGCGCGACAGTGGAAAACAAAGTCAGGTTCAAGGGAACCGGCGAGGCAGGTGCTACCGTTCAGATCACAACGGTAGACGGTAACCATTTGGTTTTGAAAACAGTGGTGTCAGCGGACGGCTCTTGGGCAGGTACTGCACCTGAAAATCTGCCCACGGGTTTGATCACGGTTTCGGCGCTCCAGACCCTTCACCACGCCAGTTCGCCTGCATCGCGGAATCGAAAATTCACGGTCAAATGA
- a CDS encoding MoxR family ATPase — MSEQIEPTGQSHAAQQRQRASQLAQAVRLELQKVVIGQNAVIDDVLTALIAGGHVLLEGVPGLGKTLLVRALARCFAGEYARIQFTPDLMPSDVTGHAVYDLHTEQFKLRKGPLFTNLLLADEINRAPAKTQAALLEAMQERQVTLEGRALPIAQPFMVLATQNPIEQEGTYPLPEAELDRFMLKVRMDYPDAEQELNMVRQVCRSTRADMLEVQPLRVVLQARDVQALQRIASDLPLDDQVLDYAVRLARATRSWPGLTLGAGPRASIALVRGARARALLRGGEFVIPDDIKGCALAVLRHRVRIAPELDIEGLDVDQVLKQLLEQVPAPRV, encoded by the coding sequence ATGAGTGAACAGATCGAGCCCACCGGCCAAAGCCACGCCGCCCAACAACGACAACGGGCCAGCCAACTGGCGCAGGCGGTGCGCCTGGAGCTGCAAAAAGTCGTGATCGGTCAAAACGCCGTGATCGACGACGTCCTCACGGCACTGATCGCTGGCGGCCATGTGCTGCTCGAAGGAGTGCCCGGCCTGGGTAAAACCCTGCTGGTGCGGGCATTGGCACGCTGCTTTGCGGGCGAGTACGCGCGGATTCAGTTCACCCCGGACCTGATGCCCAGCGATGTTACCGGGCATGCGGTCTACGACCTGCACACCGAGCAATTCAAGCTGCGCAAAGGCCCGCTGTTCACCAACCTGCTGCTGGCCGACGAGATCAACCGTGCGCCGGCCAAAACCCAGGCCGCGTTGCTTGAAGCCATGCAGGAACGCCAGGTTACCCTCGAAGGCCGGGCCCTGCCGATTGCGCAACCGTTCATGGTGCTGGCCACCCAGAACCCCATCGAACAGGAAGGCACCTACCCCCTGCCCGAGGCCGAACTGGACCGCTTCATGCTCAAGGTGCGTATGGACTACCCGGACGCCGAGCAAGAACTGAACATGGTCCGGCAGGTCTGTCGCTCGACCCGCGCCGACATGCTGGAAGTGCAGCCCTTGCGCGTCGTTCTACAGGCCAGGGATGTACAGGCCTTGCAACGGATCGCCAGCGACCTGCCCCTCGACGATCAGGTCCTCGATTACGCCGTGCGCCTGGCCCGTGCCACGCGCAGCTGGCCCGGCCTGACCCTGGGCGCCGGGCCGCGTGCATCCATCGCGTTGGTGCGCGGTGCCCGGGCCCGGGCGCTGTTGCGCGGCGGTGAATTTGTGATCCCCGATGACATCAAAGGCTGCGCCTTGGCGGTGCTGCGCCATCGCGTGCGAATCGCCCCGGAACTGGACATCGAAGGGCTGGATGTCGATCAGGTGCTCAAGCAATTGCTTGAGCAAGTCCCGGCACCAAGAGTGTGA
- a CDS encoding DUF6124 family protein, protein MFKATPNPPEHDCVSPYASLDTKELHAAAHKALDHYLKPGTGNPRNFEKRTMKFFAVLPDINNEAFCSVSTLILDLSDDLEDKHRNLALAIHQLTEHGLLLVEKALDNEYPIQPITYGLQL, encoded by the coding sequence ATGTTCAAAGCCACACCCAATCCCCCGGAACACGATTGCGTTTCCCCCTACGCGTCCCTCGACACGAAAGAACTTCACGCTGCTGCCCACAAGGCGCTGGACCACTACCTCAAACCCGGCACCGGCAACCCCCGAAACTTCGAAAAACGCACGATGAAGTTCTTCGCCGTATTGCCCGACATCAACAACGAAGCCTTCTGCTCGGTGAGCACGTTGATCCTCGACCTGTCCGATGACCTGGAAGACAAGCACCGCAACCTGGCGCTGGCGATCCATCAATTGACCGAGCACGGGTTGTTACTGGTCGAGAAGGCGCTGGACAACGAGTACCCGATCCAGCCGATCACCTACGGGCTTCAGTTGTAG
- a CDS encoding tetratricopeptide repeat protein: MRFVLIAALALSVVGCTRWSMNHHLNSAYSAYDRGNCEQVMLDLSKVDRESRTRRYVQPEVSMLRGQCLERQKLFVDAAQTYQFIITQYPSSEYAYRARARLETLQTLGHYPARSTAQVRPTAL; this comes from the coding sequence ATGCGATTCGTGCTCATTGCTGCCCTTGCCCTCAGTGTCGTGGGCTGCACCCGTTGGTCGATGAACCATCATTTGAATAGCGCCTACAGCGCGTATGACCGCGGCAACTGCGAGCAGGTGATGCTCGACCTGTCCAAGGTCGACCGCGAGAGCCGCACCCGCCGTTATGTGCAGCCGGAAGTATCGATGCTGCGCGGACAGTGCCTGGAACGTCAGAAGTTGTTTGTCGACGCCGCCCAGACGTATCAATTCATCATCACTCAGTACCCCAGCAGCGAGTACGCGTACCGCGCCCGTGCCCGCCTCGAAACCCTGCAAACGTTGGGTCATTACCCAGCCCGCAGCACCGCGCAAGTGCGTCCGACCGCTTTGTGA
- a CDS encoding Tc toxin subunit A — translation MAVTQVRPLQLLFEEVFKEDQRNKKYADLRTYIEQGGSVFPLVEKGVQGLVRDFGLSREDAQSYLRRANALAIYVRRQFIEQTLTGDEAEPSQPTSGLLSLVPGPSFEQLFWPRFDNFCPPDALESLASPVAYLIELLLWISNRIELHGDTGKMPLNERRTDLLTLPVDFKAVHQAVSSVGIIIPVLETFIRAHSESPDDLDQAMSAARYPNGLPYYRDWTTIDFVARHHDLSVGDVTRVVDLAFPYFLQPNGQSTEAERALLHASRLGPYQRELLTEDPNDSEDPDDIEVFYQQNFGAMGLEWQNINQVMFFCERTKLDAMGLEALLSIRSFAPVRSVNAPGGGDELVPDGAQSGSVYLNAGLAPSVGIDFRVGLGGPLHRLKDASHARYDRMNRKLRLDQWVGLPPEQVDALLMAAINTETRPQALEHSCWISNHTLRAIGLFQGLRERCGCTVEDFAVYIDELSIFGRGEVLSQFDRVFNDQAFSSTPLALDGSDFPVFPGPGEEALTVNLLCRGLNINLHTYRHLAEAIAQAQNKGNTLHCDVATVSSFYRLVKLPLLLGITPVEGIVLLMTLGNDWLEALAGVPRLHSNEQQDTTPDVLNVIHAMDACVRWCNEHTLPVAWMLQVVTPITVPAATSTDEHKLFEQLRSLLTAALFSNTALLMAGVPPLASGADWLDLLTALVDRDGLVIVQSQAIEPDYQKYALEQLDLAVRAGIGEGDEASRAQIVEKMLGVLLQARAGQVSVVRECLAVYAGLRSELVVWVLAWAQGTVHQVLRQALDRKTERDEVAVSRRRVEDEGDTFLVLLADVQRRSAVVIKLDLSAALLEDYLAYGYRDWLKREDKHEFTLSTLYSLTVLTGAFALGASGDQPPAALLDYLREVNALPDVLTGDALSLAQETAAIRLAIFFTWSIQEVRECAKWADPAQGLIKSLTQLDLLIRVRTLAASSGMDAQTIFLMGSLPAEVGGAAYSQTAEHALLSLSAPPAPFVPHDGEALEHTVTTTCTVDRRELVANKPNERATYTVTVKDLGGKGLSGVMVYWQTELGTIVATPTSVYGVATAVFTPSGVMGTVAPSYWLALHPKQQAPSVEIGVDKAELFFPAPLKSQVPNGVVPAGQEVELFAVMKDKFGNLGIGQPVQWSTKAAGVEISNLVIRPSEALTNQEGLTRVFVSSPSGGTFEARVTSVDSNKSSLFDPITFASSVQHR, via the coding sequence ATGGCTGTCACCCAGGTTCGCCCCTTGCAGTTGCTGTTCGAAGAAGTGTTCAAAGAAGATCAGCGCAATAAAAAATATGCTGATCTGCGCACCTACATCGAACAGGGCGGCTCGGTATTCCCGTTGGTGGAAAAGGGGGTACAAGGCCTGGTGCGTGACTTCGGCTTGAGCCGGGAGGATGCGCAAAGCTATCTGCGGCGGGCCAATGCCTTGGCCATCTATGTGCGGCGTCAGTTCATCGAACAGACGTTGACCGGGGATGAAGCAGAGCCGAGCCAGCCGACGAGCGGGCTTTTGTCACTGGTGCCGGGGCCGAGTTTTGAGCAGCTGTTCTGGCCCCGCTTTGACAATTTTTGCCCTCCGGATGCGCTGGAGTCACTGGCCTCGCCGGTTGCCTATCTGATTGAACTGCTGCTGTGGATCAGCAATCGTATCGAGCTTCATGGCGACACTGGAAAAATGCCGCTCAATGAGCGGCGCACAGACCTTCTGACGTTGCCGGTTGACTTCAAGGCGGTGCATCAAGCGGTGTCGTCGGTGGGCATCATCATCCCGGTGCTGGAAACCTTCATCAGGGCCCACAGCGAGAGCCCTGATGACCTCGATCAGGCCATGAGTGCAGCGCGCTATCCCAACGGGCTGCCCTATTACCGGGACTGGACGACGATCGACTTTGTCGCCCGCCACCATGACCTGTCGGTGGGAGACGTGACGCGGGTGGTTGACTTGGCGTTTCCGTATTTTCTGCAACCCAATGGGCAGAGCACTGAGGCGGAGAGAGCCTTGCTGCATGCCTCTCGGTTGGGGCCTTACCAGCGGGAGTTGTTGACTGAGGATCCCAATGACAGTGAGGATCCCGATGACATTGAAGTTTTCTATCAGCAGAACTTTGGCGCCATGGGGTTGGAGTGGCAGAACATCAACCAGGTGATGTTCTTCTGTGAAAGGACAAAACTTGATGCCATGGGGCTTGAAGCGCTGCTTTCGATTCGAAGTTTCGCCCCGGTGCGATCCGTCAACGCGCCTGGGGGCGGCGATGAGCTGGTGCCAGACGGTGCACAGTCAGGTTCGGTCTATCTCAATGCAGGTCTGGCACCTTCTGTCGGTATCGATTTCAGGGTGGGACTGGGTGGGCCCCTTCACCGATTGAAAGATGCCAGTCATGCTCGATACGACCGAATGAATCGCAAGCTGCGTCTGGATCAATGGGTGGGGCTGCCCCCCGAGCAGGTGGATGCACTGCTCATGGCCGCTATCAATACCGAGACGCGGCCCCAGGCTCTAGAACACTCGTGCTGGATATCGAATCACACCCTGCGCGCCATTGGCTTGTTTCAGGGGTTGCGCGAGCGTTGCGGCTGCACCGTCGAGGACTTCGCGGTGTACATCGATGAACTGTCGATTTTCGGTCGTGGCGAAGTGCTCTCGCAGTTTGATCGGGTCTTCAATGACCAGGCGTTCTCCTCCACGCCCCTGGCACTCGATGGCAGCGACTTCCCGGTGTTTCCTGGTCCCGGTGAGGAGGCGTTGACGGTCAACCTGCTCTGTCGTGGCTTGAATATTAATCTGCACACGTACCGGCACCTGGCCGAGGCCATTGCCCAGGCTCAGAATAAGGGGAATACGCTGCACTGCGACGTGGCAACGGTCTCGAGTTTTTATCGCCTGGTGAAGCTGCCGCTGTTGTTGGGGATTACCCCGGTGGAGGGCATCGTCTTGCTCATGACGTTGGGGAACGACTGGCTCGAGGCGCTGGCCGGGGTTCCTCGGCTCCACTCCAATGAGCAGCAAGACACCACACCGGACGTGTTGAACGTGATTCACGCCATGGACGCGTGCGTACGCTGGTGCAATGAGCACACGCTGCCCGTGGCCTGGATGCTGCAGGTCGTTACGCCGATTACGGTGCCGGCAGCAACGTCCACGGATGAGCACAAGCTGTTCGAGCAACTGCGCAGCCTGCTGACAGCGGCGTTGTTTTCCAATACGGCGTTGTTGATGGCCGGTGTTCCTCCGCTGGCGAGTGGGGCTGACTGGCTGGATCTGCTGACGGCACTGGTCGACCGCGACGGTTTGGTGATTGTCCAGTCGCAGGCGATAGAGCCCGATTATCAGAAGTACGCCCTCGAGCAACTGGACCTGGCCGTCAGGGCCGGTATTGGTGAGGGCGATGAGGCCTCACGTGCCCAGATCGTCGAAAAAATGCTCGGGGTACTGCTGCAGGCCAGGGCTGGCCAGGTGTCAGTGGTCAGAGAGTGTCTGGCGGTGTACGCGGGGTTGCGCTCGGAGCTGGTGGTGTGGGTACTCGCCTGGGCGCAGGGCACCGTGCATCAAGTGCTCAGGCAAGCACTCGATCGAAAGACCGAGCGCGACGAGGTGGCGGTCTCCCGGCGACGGGTAGAGGACGAAGGGGATACGTTCCTGGTGTTACTGGCCGATGTGCAGCGTCGCAGTGCGGTGGTGATCAAGCTCGACCTCAGCGCCGCATTGCTGGAGGACTACTTGGCCTACGGTTACCGCGACTGGCTCAAGCGTGAGGACAAACACGAGTTCACCTTGAGTACGCTGTACTCCCTGACGGTACTCACCGGGGCATTCGCATTGGGCGCATCGGGGGACCAGCCGCCAGCAGCACTGCTCGATTACCTGCGAGAGGTCAACGCCTTGCCCGACGTGCTGACGGGGGATGCCTTAAGCCTGGCCCAGGAGACGGCGGCCATCCGGTTGGCGATTTTTTTCACCTGGAGCATCCAGGAGGTGCGCGAGTGCGCAAAGTGGGCCGATCCAGCTCAGGGCCTGATCAAAAGCCTGACGCAGCTGGATCTGTTGATTCGTGTCCGCACGTTGGCGGCCAGCAGTGGCATGGATGCACAGACGATTTTCCTGATGGGCAGCCTGCCGGCAGAGGTTGGCGGCGCGGCTTACTCACAGACGGCCGAACATGCACTGCTCAGCCTGTCTGCGCCCCCGGCACCCTTCGTACCCCACGACGGGGAGGCTCTGGAACACACGGTGACGACGACGTGCACTGTCGATCGTCGCGAGTTGGTGGCCAATAAACCCAATGAACGAGCCACGTACACGGTGACCGTTAAAGACCTCGGCGGGAAGGGCTTGAGCGGGGTCATGGTGTATTGGCAGACCGAGCTGGGCACCATCGTTGCAACTCCAACCTCGGTCTACGGGGTGGCCACGGCAGTGTTCACGCCAAGCGGCGTCATGGGCACCGTCGCCCCGAGTTATTGGCTGGCCCTGCATCCGAAACAGCAAGCGCCCAGTGTGGAGATCGGTGTTGATAAAGCTGAACTGTTCTTTCCTGCGCCGCTCAAGTCTCAGGTGCCGAACGGTGTTGTACCGGCAGGTCAGGAGGTCGAGCTGTTTGCGGTGATGAAGGATAAGTTTGGCAATCTGGGTATTGGCCAGCCCGTGCAGTGGAGCACTAAGGCGGCGGGGGTTGAAATTTCAAATCTGGTTATCCGCCCCAGCGAAGCGCTGACCAACCAGGAGGGGCTCACGCGGGTATTTGTCTCCAGCCCATCGGGGGGGACATTCGAGGCCAGAGTCACCAGCGTCGATAGCAATAAATCCTCGCTTTTTGACCCGATTACATTCGCCAGCAGCGTTCAGCACCGCTGA
- a CDS encoding neuraminidase-like domain-containing protein, with protein sequence MDNQHIAGLLEQRRTALVEYCIGQLKKGPPGSEGGEFNFLRTPADLFELLRMDPLDSYPVLNSRVAEATSCAQQYIHAVYRKLEPGYSAVEFDKRDLKTWELYNNYPDWAALQMIALYPENYITPYVRRRKTSLFKTLENNLNQTRLSTDSVQLALQDYLQAFEQTCNLDVISGYMDGISPTRADYYFVGRQRVQPFQYFWRKAEVELTSNCRGINPAAWSEWQPVEIPVGERVLDMRPVFWGGRLCLVWAQWRDKVAGSQAGEFLPYKLDIQLAYMAQNGHWSAPLSLHSSEHNADGSAGCRLVATVFVDDQHPKGKLGVLLTNRSSPMPEIPVDVYLIRDVLFRSVPNDDGGWLAPLADHRFVGPDIVQHPILRQNVPSIVGTDDPSGSLTPYYSLEAMILRAGAQDVLVVRGLCAVKPGATGVTKNFELRLLNGAEGDPAPITGDFSNAGGWSTAWMAAKRPAGGFANPVNFEFGGVTSTDGLGRKKYVVTVGEVVSFVPPSLEKTNAQGAQFLTLNQPEPLLKHVRLNSLFGPELVQRANISVEAVLDWETQHLPEPAPTAGPIDEPNGAFDGANGLFFWELFFHLPHLVASRLNAENRFLEAQQWLHYLFDPQAPADLAALPITASPKPLYWRCRPLEGPGNLGCEAEAPTDPDAIGYSAPKHFKIVAFTEYVKNLLAWGDGYYRQLTRDSLVAAKLCYVQAEFLMGKAPTARTVNRWQPKTVGQLLADASTRPALESFEQNLVFTLADVPAKAEAAPELGLLGVKGFEQPINEQLLELFALPGGRLHNLRNNLTLDGKPLLIPLFSPPTDPNQLLRDLAAGGAGSPRPMGGQLVVVAFRWRVMFEAALRAVQTLQDHGNQVLRLLEQRDRAEMEELQHNHLVDLGTYAQTVQEQTIAQLEASVTALGQSRAVAQERADAYVKKYEDNVSDVEYQVMDQLLQAKQMSLTSKAIKGGGAVIASLPNIFGVASGGHRGEKLADAIVYGLELGSMALQMDAEKAATTETYRRRRGEWALQRDQALAEVRAIDEQVTAQTHAVEAAKASLRQTLRANAHALTLYTFIKKRASNAELFGWLLGQLKALHYQAYDAVVSLCISAQASLSFETGDYDSQIPLPQVWLDERHGLTTGEHLKVHLLRMEREYLHRHERRLELVKTISVRQLFNDTVDPQEGFSDWKTALADLQNTGTLDFKLTQLLFDRDHPGHYCRQISTVEVDLPVLVGPFENVRAILSQVQSVTATKASTRSVEYLHNPGNAVAPADVRFNLRSGQQIALSVGIGDTGMAAVKPDDGLLNPFECSGAVSRWTLKFPRPLKDPQKTMLLSLTDIIVRVRYTAKAGDPTFTRRVEELVKGKDPDDPPALALD encoded by the coding sequence ATGGACAACCAGCACATCGCCGGCCTGCTCGAACAGCGCCGTACGGCATTGGTCGAGTACTGCATCGGGCAGCTTAAAAAGGGCCCGCCTGGCAGTGAGGGCGGCGAGTTCAATTTCTTGAGAACACCGGCCGACTTGTTCGAGCTCCTGCGCATGGACCCGCTGGACAGTTACCCGGTGCTGAACTCCCGGGTCGCCGAGGCGACCAGTTGTGCCCAGCAATACATCCATGCGGTGTACCGCAAGCTGGAGCCTGGGTATTCAGCCGTCGAGTTCGATAAACGGGATCTGAAAACCTGGGAGCTCTACAACAACTACCCGGACTGGGCCGCGTTACAGATGATCGCCCTGTACCCGGAAAACTACATCACTCCTTATGTGCGTCGACGCAAGACCAGCCTGTTCAAAACCCTCGAGAACAACCTGAACCAGACACGGCTGAGCACTGACTCGGTGCAGCTGGCCTTGCAGGATTACCTGCAAGCGTTCGAACAGACCTGCAACCTGGACGTGATCAGCGGTTACATGGACGGCATCTCGCCCACGCGCGCCGATTATTACTTTGTCGGTAGGCAGCGGGTGCAGCCCTTTCAGTATTTCTGGCGCAAGGCTGAGGTTGAGCTGACGTCCAACTGCCGGGGGATCAACCCGGCGGCGTGGAGTGAATGGCAACCGGTCGAGATTCCAGTCGGGGAGCGTGTGCTGGATATGCGGCCGGTGTTCTGGGGCGGACGTTTGTGTCTGGTCTGGGCGCAGTGGCGTGACAAGGTGGCGGGTTCACAGGCCGGTGAGTTCTTGCCATACAAGCTGGACATCCAGCTGGCGTACATGGCGCAGAACGGGCATTGGTCGGCGCCGTTGTCTTTGCATAGCTCTGAGCATAATGCGGATGGTTCGGCGGGCTGCCGGCTGGTTGCCACCGTGTTTGTCGACGACCAGCACCCCAAAGGTAAATTGGGGGTGTTGCTGACCAATCGCAGCAGTCCGATGCCTGAAATTCCTGTCGATGTGTACCTGATACGCGATGTCCTGTTCCGTAGCGTGCCCAATGACGATGGTGGCTGGCTGGCGCCATTGGCGGACCATCGTTTTGTCGGACCGGACATTGTGCAGCACCCAATTTTGCGCCAGAACGTTCCGAGCATTGTCGGCACCGACGACCCCAGCGGCAGCTTGACGCCGTACTACTCCTTAGAGGCGATGATTTTGCGCGCGGGTGCGCAGGATGTTCTTGTGGTCAGAGGCCTTTGCGCGGTGAAACCAGGTGCCACTGGGGTCACCAAGAACTTTGAATTGAGGTTGCTCAATGGGGCAGAGGGGGATCCTGCACCGATCACGGGGGATTTTTCCAATGCCGGTGGATGGAGTACTGCCTGGATGGCCGCTAAAAGGCCGGCGGGCGGTTTTGCAAACCCCGTCAATTTTGAATTCGGTGGTGTTACCTCAACGGATGGACTCGGGCGCAAAAAGTACGTGGTGACGGTGGGGGAGGTTGTGTCGTTTGTCCCGCCATCACTGGAAAAAACCAACGCCCAGGGCGCGCAGTTTCTCACCCTCAACCAGCCCGAACCGCTCCTCAAACATGTACGCCTGAACTCGTTGTTTGGCCCCGAGCTGGTGCAGCGCGCCAATATTTCGGTCGAGGCCGTGCTGGACTGGGAGACCCAGCACCTGCCAGAACCGGCCCCGACCGCAGGTCCCATCGACGAGCCCAACGGCGCGTTCGATGGCGCCAACGGGTTGTTTTTCTGGGAGCTGTTTTTCCATCTGCCGCACCTGGTGGCCTCACGGTTAAATGCCGAGAACCGTTTTCTGGAGGCTCAGCAGTGGCTGCATTATCTCTTCGACCCTCAGGCGCCAGCGGACTTGGCTGCGTTGCCCATCACGGCTTCACCCAAACCCCTTTACTGGCGTTGCCGGCCATTGGAAGGCCCTGGCAACCTGGGCTGTGAAGCCGAGGCGCCGACCGATCCGGATGCCATCGGCTATTCGGCTCCCAAGCATTTCAAGATTGTGGCGTTCACCGAGTATGTAAAAAACCTGCTGGCCTGGGGCGATGGGTACTATCGCCAGCTCACCCGTGACAGCCTGGTGGCGGCCAAATTGTGTTACGTGCAGGCCGAGTTCCTGATGGGCAAGGCCCCGACGGCGCGCACCGTCAACCGCTGGCAACCGAAAACGGTTGGTCAACTGTTGGCCGATGCCAGCACTCGTCCCGCGCTGGAAAGCTTCGAACAAAACCTGGTATTCACCCTGGCGGATGTGCCGGCCAAGGCCGAGGCAGCGCCCGAGCTTGGCCTGTTGGGGGTCAAAGGTTTTGAACAGCCGATCAATGAGCAGTTGCTGGAGCTGTTCGCCTTGCCTGGCGGCCGCCTGCATAACCTGCGCAATAACCTCACCCTCGATGGCAAGCCGCTGCTGATTCCGCTGTTCAGCCCGCCGACGGACCCCAACCAGCTGTTGCGGGACCTGGCCGCCGGCGGCGCCGGTTCGCCGCGGCCGATGGGCGGGCAACTGGTGGTGGTGGCGTTTCGTTGGCGGGTCATGTTCGAGGCTGCACTGCGTGCAGTGCAGACGTTGCAGGACCATGGCAACCAGGTGTTGCGCCTGCTCGAACAACGCGACCGGGCCGAGATGGAGGAGTTGCAGCACAACCATCTGGTGGATTTGGGAACCTACGCCCAGACCGTGCAGGAGCAGACCATCGCGCAGCTTGAGGCCAGTGTGACCGCGTTGGGGCAGAGCCGGGCGGTGGCGCAGGAGCGTGCGGATGCGTATGTGAAAAAGTATGAAGACAACGTGAGCGACGTTGAATACCAGGTCATGGATCAACTGCTTCAGGCCAAACAAATGAGCCTCACATCGAAGGCCATCAAGGGCGGTGGCGCAGTGATTGCCTCGCTCCCCAACATCTTCGGTGTAGCTAGCGGTGGGCATAGAGGGGAAAAGCTTGCGGATGCCATTGTCTATGGGCTGGAGCTTGGTTCCATGGCGCTGCAAATGGACGCGGAGAAAGCCGCCACCACCGAAACCTACCGCCGCCGTCGCGGCGAGTGGGCACTGCAACGCGATCAGGCGCTGGCGGAAGTCCGTGCCATCGACGAGCAAGTCACCGCGCAGACTCACGCCGTCGAAGCGGCCAAGGCCAGCCTGCGGCAAACCCTGCGGGCCAACGCCCACGCGCTGACGCTTTACACCTTTATCAAAAAGCGTGCGAGCAACGCCGAGCTGTTCGGCTGGCTGCTGGGCCAGCTCAAGGCCTTGCATTATCAGGCGTATGACGCGGTCGTCAGCTTGTGCATCAGTGCCCAGGCCTCATTGAGCTTTGAAACCGGCGATTACGATTCGCAGATTCCCCTGCCGCAGGTCTGGCTGGACGAGCGTCACGGGCTCACGACGGGGGAACACTTGAAGGTGCACTTGCTGCGCATGGAGCGTGAATACCTGCACCGCCATGAGCGGCGTCTGGAGTTGGTCAAGACGATCTCCGTGCGGCAATTGTTCAATGACACGGTGGACCCGCAAGAAGGTTTCAGTGACTGGAAAACTGCGCTTGCGGACCTGCAAAACACCGGCACGCTGGACTTCAAACTCACGCAATTGCTCTTCGATCGTGACCATCCTGGCCATTACTGCCGACAGATCAGCACGGTAGAAGTCGACCTGCCGGTCCTGGTCGGCCCCTTCGAGAATGTGCGGGCGATCTTGTCCCAGGTCCAGAGCGTCACGGCGACCAAGGCATCCACTCGCTCGGTGGAGTACCTGCACAACCCTGGCAACGCGGTGGCCCCTGCCGATGTACGGTTCAACCTGCGCAGTGGCCAGCAAATCGCGTTGTCGGTAGGTATTGGCGACACGGGCATGGCTGCGGTGAAACCCGATGACGGTTTGCTCAATCCATTCGAATGCTCGGGGGCGGTATCGCGTTGGACACTGAAGTTCCCTCGGCCACTCAAGGACCCGCAGAAAACCATGCTCTTGTCATTGACGGACATCATCGTGCGCGTTCGCTACACGGCCAAGGCCGGCGACCCGACGTTTACGCGCAGAGTCGAGGAACTGGTCAAAGGCAAGGATCCGGATGATCCACCGGCGTTAGCGCTTGATTGA